One window of the Bartonella bacilliformis KC583 genome contains the following:
- the rplB gene encoding 50S ribosomal protein L2, with the protein MALKHFNPTTSGQRQLVIVDRSGLYKGKPVKTLTEGLLSKGGRNNSGKITARFQGGRHKRSYRFIDFKRLKLDVSAKVERLEYDPNRTAFIALIRYEDGQLSYILAPQRLDVGDTVVAGLSVDVKPGNAMPLGNMPVGAIVHNVEMKPGKGGQIARSAGAYAQLVGRDQGMAILRLNSGEQRLVSSNCFATVGAVSNPDHGNINDGKAGRSRWRGKRPHVRGVAMNPVDHPHGGGEGRTSGGRHPVSPWGKPTKGKRTRSNKATDKFIMRSRHQRKK; encoded by the coding sequence ATGGCACTTAAGCACTTTAATCCAACTACGTCTGGGCAGCGACAACTTGTAATTGTGGATCGCTCTGGTCTCTATAAGGGTAAACCTGTAAAAACGCTGACAGAAGGTTTGTTATCAAAAGGTGGGCGTAATAATTCCGGTAAAATTACTGCTCGTTTTCAAGGGGGGAGACATAAGCGTAGTTATCGATTTATTGATTTTAAGCGTCTCAAACTTGATGTATCTGCAAAGGTTGAGCGTTTGGAATATGATCCAAATCGTACAGCGTTCATTGCATTAATTCGTTATGAAGATGGACAATTGAGTTATATTCTCGCGCCGCAACGTCTTGATGTTGGTGATACTGTTGTTGCTGGTTTAAGTGTTGATGTTAAGCCTGGTAATGCGATGCCTCTTGGTAATATGCCGGTAGGTGCAATAGTTCACAATGTTGAAATGAAACCTGGAAAAGGTGGTCAGATTGCGCGTTCAGCAGGGGCTTATGCACAATTAGTTGGACGAGATCAAGGAATGGCTATTCTTCGGCTCAATTCTGGAGAACAGCGTTTAGTTTCTAGTAATTGTTTTGCGACTGTTGGTGCTGTTTCAAATCCTGATCATGGAAATATTAATGATGGCAAGGCTGGTCGTTCACGTTGGCGTGGGAAGCGTCCACATGTTCGTGGTGTTGCTATGAACCCGGTTGATCATCCACATGGTGGTGGTGAAGGTCGTACGTCGGGTGGTCGTCATCCAGTGTCTCCTTGGGGTAAGCCTACGAAAGGTAAGCGTACACGCTCCAATAAAGCCACTGATAAGTTTATTATGCGCTCGCGTCATCAGCGCAAAAAATAA
- a CDS encoding DUF1561 family protein, which yields MKLKPFLFFFSLLMTIHTSSAAPVPQKKPDDPHDKSIHVKVHTGGEYCYAPAFVNGESYVYITYCSSASVKFARYDLFKRVAWNVNNVWLCMTAPSSVTGIGGQSTEDWDYLLLRPCVINDPNQQWIIEGNAFYTADKKFRVKDYKWYAYISKNKNDYYDHTLSMMDSWAKIIATPVNSNIKTFIGWKFVSGSSFSTYYITDYGSRSDVFDLYYNPDNGHIFRYFPSTGVLSCMTSQQSTSDNWNWVGWKFCDDTVSQTKDIGFWDISQLYGREGPLLDHQGNFLRVTQYGISWGSPYTVKPDYLKQDTQNSPKSEFLFAYDFDRWGRYVNGNLGDTLVYCPAPGKKENVVQTSTSKTRSKRSLPPDFTLTDAWIQRLYDIARSSTVAGQEHIAFCGPCMLHTLQMLAELQEDNIGGPRQSGGYFFDTHPDRDPFISFRQRFPELAERLQTTENYVNLPWHVGEDSYTRTSRVTRSAALMLLPQYNWRPSTMARTEEEMRSRLQDLLTAPPGTAWYVSIVRSDRGGSNIIGHVQPILRTNQGLVLIPTNILHILTLDQFRLALTPTTNIDALIHYLSIGRTQILHSLITYQMAQLDEIPLSVYISQRNCTGEGENRRGNRQLPRTSLLNQCDSGRCAVQ from the coding sequence ATGAAACTGAAACCGTTTTTATTTTTCTTTAGCCTGTTAATGACTATTCATACCTCTTCTGCAGCTCCTGTGCCACAAAAAAAACCTGACGATCCTCATGATAAATCTATTCACGTTAAGGTCCATACAGGAGGAGAATATTGCTATGCCCCAGCATTTGTGAATGGGGAAAGTTATGTTTACATCACCTATTGCTCTTCTGCCAGCGTTAAATTTGCTCGATATGACCTCTTTAAAAGAGTCGCTTGGAATGTCAATAATGTTTGGTTATGCATGACTGCTCCTAGCTCCGTTACAGGGATTGGTGGACAATCTACAGAGGATTGGGATTATCTCCTATTAAGACCTTGTGTGATCAATGATCCCAACCAACAATGGATCATTGAAGGCAATGCATTTTATACAGCTGATAAAAAATTTCGCGTTAAAGACTATAAATGGTACGCTTACATCTCAAAAAACAAAAATGATTACTATGATCATACCCTGAGTATGATGGATTCATGGGCAAAGATTATTGCTACTCCGGTCAATAGTAATATCAAAACTTTCATCGGATGGAAATTTGTAAGCGGCTCTAGCTTCTCTACCTACTATATTACAGACTATGGATCTAGATCAGATGTTTTTGATCTATATTACAATCCAGACAATGGCCATATTTTCAGATATTTTCCTTCCACGGGAGTACTATCTTGCATGACTTCCCAACAATCCACTTCAGATAATTGGAATTGGGTAGGATGGAAATTTTGTGATGATACTGTTTCTCAAACCAAAGACATTGGTTTCTGGGATATTTCTCAATTATACGGACGCGAAGGGCCACTCCTAGATCATCAGGGTAATTTTTTACGCGTTACCCAATATGGTATTAGTTGGGGGTCTCCTTACACAGTTAAACCTGATTACCTGAAACAAGATACTCAAAATTCTCCTAAATCTGAGTTTCTTTTTGCTTATGATTTTGATCGTTGGGGTCGCTATGTCAATGGAAATTTAGGGGATACACTTGTCTATTGCCCTGCTCCGGGAAAAAAGGAAAATGTCGTACAGACTTCTACTTCAAAGACACGAAGTAAACGGTCTTTACCTCCTGATTTTACTCTCACTGATGCATGGATACAAAGACTATATGACATTGCTAGAAGTTCTACTGTTGCAGGTCAAGAACATATTGCTTTTTGTGGCCCTTGTATGCTGCATACTCTGCAAATGCTTGCTGAATTGCAGGAAGATAATATAGGTGGACCTCGTCAAAGTGGAGGATACTTCTTTGATACGCATCCAGATAGGGATCCATTTATCTCCTTTCGTCAAAGATTTCCTGAACTTGCAGAAAGACTGCAAACTACAGAAAATTACGTTAATTTACCTTGGCATGTAGGTGAAGATAGTTATACACGAACGAGCAGAGTAACTCGCTCAGCCGCATTAATGTTGTTACCTCAGTATAATTGGCGGCCTTCAACTATGGCAAGAACAGAGGAAGAAATGAGGAGTAGACTTCAAGACCTGTTAACTGCTCCTCCTGGAACAGCTTGGTATGTTTCAATTGTCAGATCAGATAGAGGTGGTTCAAACATAATAGGTCATGTCCAACCTATTTTAAGAACAAACCAAGGGCTTGTATTAATCCCTACAAACATACTACACATTTTGACTTTGGACCAATTTAGATTGGCGCTTACCCCAACGACAAATATAGACGCATTAATACATTATCTTTCAATTGGGAGGACTCAAATACTTCACTCACTCATAACTTATCAAATGGCCCAACTTGATGAAATTCCTCTAAGTGTTTACATATCTCAAAGAAATTGCACTGGAGAAGGAGAAAATAGAAGAGGCAATAGGCAATTGCCAAGAACTTCTCTTCTTAATCAGTGTGATAGTGGCAGATGTGCGGTTCAATGA
- the rplV gene encoding 50S ribosomal protein L22, with product MGKAKVLRQLKDNEAKAVTRMIRVSPQKLNLVAAMIRGKKVDVALADLMFSRKRIAQTVKKTLESAIANAENNHDLDIDSLIVSEAHVGKSIVMKRFHVRGRGRASRIERPFSHLTVIVREVIEKGEAA from the coding sequence ATGGGTAAAGCTAAGGTTCTGCGCCAGCTTAAAGATAATGAAGCGAAAGCTGTTACTCGGATGATTCGTGTTAGTCCGCAAAAGCTCAATTTGGTCGCTGCAATGATTCGTGGTAAGAAAGTTGATGTAGCGCTAGCTGATTTGATGTTTTCGCGTAAGCGTATTGCACAAACAGTCAAGAAAACTCTTGAGTCAGCGATTGCAAATGCAGAAAATAATCATGATCTCGATATTGATTCGTTAATCGTTTCAGAAGCACATGTTGGTAAATCAATTGTGATGAAGCGTTTTCATGTTCGTGGTCGTGGGCGTGCTAGTCGAATTGAACGTCCATTCTCGCATCTTACTGTTATTGTTCGTGAAGTTATTGAAAAAGGGGAGGCTGCATAA
- the rpsQ gene encoding 30S ribosomal protein S17: MPKRILQGVVVSDKSDKTIIVKVERRYSHPLLQKTVRQSKKYKAHDENNQFKIGDQVSIQESRPISKDKRWIVVKDSVVC, from the coding sequence ATGCCTAAACGCATTTTGCAAGGCGTTGTCGTTAGCGACAAAAGTGATAAGACTATTATTGTTAAGGTGGAGCGCCGTTATTCTCATCCGCTCCTTCAGAAGACAGTTCGGCAGTCTAAGAAGTACAAGGCGCATGATGAGAACAATCAATTCAAAATTGGAGATCAGGTTTCTATTCAGGAATCTAGGCCAATTTCGAAAGATAAGCGTTGGATTGTTGTTAAAGACAGTGTAGTGTGTTAA
- the rplX gene encoding 50S ribosomal protein L24 has protein sequence MKKIRKGDRVVILSGNDKGRSGEVIKVNPGESKALVRGINMVKRHQRQTQKQEAGIISKEAPIHLSNLAIADPKDGKPTRVGFRMNADGGKVRFAKRSGELIDG, from the coding sequence ATGAAGAAGATTCGAAAAGGTGATAGAGTTGTTATTTTATCTGGTAATGATAAAGGGCGTAGCGGTGAGGTTATAAAAGTGAATCCAGGAGAGAGTAAAGCTCTTGTTCGTGGAATTAATATGGTTAAACGTCATCAGCGCCAAACACAAAAGCAAGAAGCTGGAATTATTTCTAAAGAAGCTCCTATTCATTTATCTAATTTGGCGATTGCTGATCCTAAAGATGGTAAGCCTACACGTGTGGGCTTTCGTATGAATGCAGATGGTGGTAAGGTTCGTTTTGCCAAGCGTTCAGGAGAATTGATTGATGGCTGA
- the rpmC gene encoding 50S ribosomal protein L29, with translation MKAKELRAQTLDQIKDGLASLKKEQFNLRFQKATGQLEKTARVKQVRRDIARIKTFFRQKMDESKA, from the coding sequence ATGAAAGCCAAAGAATTACGAGCACAAACGCTCGATCAAATAAAGGATGGATTGGCTAGCTTAAAGAAAGAGCAGTTTAATCTGCGATTTCAAAAGGCAACAGGGCAGTTAGAAAAAACTGCACGTGTTAAGCAAGTTCGCCGTGATATTGCACGTATTAAAACTTTTTTTCGTCAAAAGATGGATGAAAGCAAAGCTTAA
- the rplN gene encoding 50S ribosomal protein L14, translating to MIQMQTNLDVADNSGARRVMCIKVLGGSKRKYASVGDIIVVSVKDVIPRGRVKKGDVMKAVVVRTAKDIRRADGSVIRFDRNAAVLVDNKKEPIGTRIFGPVPRELRGKNHMKIVSLAPEVL from the coding sequence ATGATTCAGATGCAAACAAACCTCGACGTTGCAGATAATTCTGGTGCGCGTCGTGTCATGTGCATCAAGGTGCTAGGCGGTTCAAAGCGGAAATATGCTTCGGTCGGCGACATTATTGTCGTTTCGGTTAAAGATGTTATTCCTCGTGGCCGCGTAAAAAAGGGTGACGTGATGAAGGCTGTGGTGGTTCGTACCGCTAAAGATATTCGTCGCGCAGATGGTAGTGTGATTCGTTTTGATAGGAATGCTGCTGTTCTAGTTGATAACAAAAAAGAGCCGATCGGTACACGTATCTTTGGACCAGTTCCTCGCGAACTCCGTGGTAAAAACCATATGAAGATCGTTTCACTCGCTCCTGAAGTATTATAG
- the rplP gene encoding 50S ribosomal protein L16, whose product MLQPKRTKFRKQFKGRIHGASKGGTDLNFGAYGLKVVEPERITARQIEAARRAITRYMKRSGRVWIRVFPDLPVTSKPTEVRMGKGKGSVDYWAARVAPGRIMFELDGVPEDVAREALRLGAAKLPIKTRFIQRIVE is encoded by the coding sequence ATGTTGCAGCCAAAGCGCACAAAGTTCCGTAAGCAATTCAAAGGTCGTATTCACGGTGCTTCGAAAGGTGGTACGGATTTGAATTTTGGTGCTTACGGCCTGAAGGTTGTCGAGCCAGAGCGTATTACTGCGCGTCAAATTGAAGCAGCTCGTCGTGCAATTACACGTTACATGAAGCGTTCTGGTCGTGTATGGATACGTGTTTTCCCAGATCTTCCCGTTACATCTAAACCAACTGAAGTTCGTATGGGTAAAGGTAAGGGAAGTGTTGACTATTGGGCAGCACGTGTTGCGCCTGGGCGTATTATGTTTGAGCTTGATGGTGTTCCTGAAGATGTTGCGCGTGAAGCTCTTAGGTTGGGTGCTGCAAAGCTACCTATTAAGACTCGTTTCATTCAGCGTATTGTTGAGTAA
- the rpsC gene encoding 30S ribosomal protein S3: MGQKINPIGLRLGVNQTWSSRWYADSGEYGRLLHEDLKIRSYVMEELKQAAISKVIIERPHKKCRVTIHSARPGLIIGKKGADIEKLRHQLSEMTNAETSLNIVEIRKPEIDATIIAQSVAQQLERRVAFRRAMKRAVQSAMRLGAEGIRINCSGRLGGAEIARMEWYREGRVPLHTLRADVDYSTAEARTAYGVCGVKVWVFKGEILEHDPMASEHRATRNDNSSSSLNRRRESV, translated from the coding sequence ATGGGTCAGAAAATTAATCCAATAGGGCTTCGTCTCGGAGTTAATCAGACTTGGAGTTCACGCTGGTATGCCGATAGTGGTGAATATGGGCGTCTCTTGCATGAAGATTTAAAAATTCGTTCATACGTAATGGAAGAATTGAAACAGGCAGCTATTTCTAAGGTTATTATTGAACGCCCTCATAAGAAGTGTCGTGTAACTATTCATTCTGCGCGTCCTGGTCTTATCATTGGTAAAAAGGGTGCTGATATTGAGAAGCTCCGTCATCAGCTTTCGGAAATGACAAATGCTGAAACTTCGCTCAATATCGTTGAAATTCGTAAACCAGAAATTGATGCGACAATCATTGCGCAATCAGTTGCTCAGCAGCTTGAACGCCGTGTTGCTTTCCGACGTGCTATGAAGCGTGCTGTTCAATCAGCTATGCGTCTTGGAGCCGAAGGTATTCGTATTAACTGTTCTGGTCGTCTTGGTGGTGCTGAAATTGCTCGTATGGAATGGTACCGCGAAGGTCGTGTACCACTTCATACTTTGCGTGCTGATGTTGATTACAGCACAGCAGAGGCTAGGACTGCTTATGGTGTTTGTGGTGTTAAAGTTTGGGTCTTTAAGGGTGAAATCCTTGAGCATGATCCAATGGCTTCGGAGCATCGTGCTACGAGGAATGATAATTCAAGTTCTTCATTGAACCGCCGCCGTGAAAGTGTTTAA
- the rpsS gene encoding 30S ribosomal protein S19, producing the protein MVRSVWKGPFVDGYLLGKAEKVRASGRNEVIKIWSRRSTILPQFVGLTFGVHNGNKHIPVFVSEEMVGHKFGEFAPTRTYYGHGADKKAKRK; encoded by the coding sequence GTGGTTCGCTCAGTTTGGAAAGGTCCGTTTGTTGACGGCTATCTTCTTGGAAAAGCAGAGAAGGTCCGTGCAAGTGGGCGTAACGAAGTTATTAAAATTTGGAGTCGTCGCTCTACTATTTTGCCGCAATTTGTTGGTTTGACTTTTGGCGTCCACAACGGCAATAAGCATATTCCTGTTTTTGTTTCTGAAGAAATGGTTGGGCATAAATTTGGTGAGTTTGCTCCTACTCGGACCTATTATGGACATGGTGCAGATAAAAAGGCGAAGAGGAAGTAA